A genomic segment from Dietzia psychralcaliphila encodes:
- a CDS encoding cation diffusion facilitator family transporter: MQADRGTRRRLLIAFGITAIIVVAQAVGSVVTGSLALLTDTAHALADASGLLVAVIAATMMLRPPSSKRTWGFARIEVIAALGQAVLLIVVGSYAAIEGVRRLFEPADVPGTELLVFGVIGLIANIAAIVVLASRRGDNFNMRAAFLEVLNDALGSVGVIVAAIVINTTGFQRADTIAALFIAALIIPRAFTLLRQTVKVLMEYAPTGLDLDEVRDHILELDHVRDVHDLHASMIGTGLPVISAHVVIDDQCFESGHAPQILEEILTCVKEHFPVSIDHATIQLETAAVRDRESPAVRHA, encoded by the coding sequence TTGCAGGCCGATCGCGGGACGCGTCGTCGGCTGCTGATCGCGTTCGGCATCACCGCGATCATCGTGGTGGCTCAAGCGGTGGGCAGCGTGGTCACTGGCAGTCTCGCGTTGTTGACCGATACCGCTCATGCTTTGGCTGATGCGTCGGGATTGTTGGTTGCGGTCATTGCCGCGACGATGATGCTGCGTCCCCCCAGCAGTAAACGGACCTGGGGATTCGCTCGGATCGAAGTCATCGCCGCGCTAGGGCAAGCTGTCCTGCTGATCGTCGTCGGTAGCTATGCCGCGATCGAAGGCGTCCGCAGACTCTTCGAGCCGGCGGACGTGCCCGGTACCGAACTGCTGGTGTTCGGCGTGATCGGCCTGATCGCCAATATCGCCGCCATTGTGGTGCTGGCCTCCAGGCGAGGCGACAACTTCAACATGCGGGCGGCATTTCTGGAGGTGCTCAACGACGCTCTGGGGTCGGTGGGGGTGATCGTTGCGGCGATCGTCATCAACACCACCGGTTTCCAGCGAGCCGACACCATCGCCGCGCTGTTCATCGCCGCCTTGATCATCCCGCGCGCATTCACGCTACTGCGGCAGACGGTTAAGGTGCTGATGGAGTACGCCCCTACGGGACTCGATCTGGATGAGGTCCGGGATCACATACTGGAGCTGGATCATGTTCGAGACGTGCACGACTTGCACGCATCCATGATCGGGACCGGCCTGCCGGTCATCTCCGCGCATGTCGTGATCGATGATCAGTGCTTCGAATCCGGTCACGCCCCGCAGATCCTGGAGGAGATCCTCACCTGCGTCAAGGAGCATTTCCCCGTCTCCATTGACCATGCCACCATTCAACTGGAGACTGCCGCCGTGCGTGACCGTGAATCTCCCGCAGTCCGACACGCTTGA